Within the Chrysemys picta bellii isolate R12L10 chromosome 17, ASM1138683v2, whole genome shotgun sequence genome, the region GAACCCAGCTCCACCTGCCTGAGGCCCGAGTGCGAGGGGAATGAGGAACGGcaggactcagcaggctgggtcaaacagcacttccaagctgccacccccagatgtcccaggttcagcacgtccctatccccactttcccGTTAcagttgttctggtagtaacccacgtgatgagcaaaccccacaggagtTTTGGGCGCTGccgggatctttagcttaggtacgaggagtGTCGCTGCAGAGctaatggggaagccaaaaaacaccctcgacggggagagagagagaagcaaccagcttaaccatgaaagttatttattgccagataATAACCTGTCATgaactcacagatcgtgcccactcctggccccgtgcggtccgtggggggtgcccctttcagtgagacagctcttctcaggggtccactctctctctggggttaggcccctccacctcctggagccgcacctctctgagccttagcacgtctgtctctgccgtgggccccctcagggagttcaCTTGCTCTGGATCtccggggcctccactcccagagggaataatgcaaccctgttctctagcccggagAGACTCTCAGCCAgtataaaacaggagggtttattgagcgttgaacacagcacaggaaactttcagggcctcaggcctggcctccctcagcccagcacagccCAGtatcccctgcatccaggtgggctctgcctgctccccctctccagcccagagcccccctgcttcccagctgggcatctgatatccctggccccaagccccacctctgtccatgtCTTCTCTCCAATTAAACAGGGTCATAAACAGAGTcatctgggcctcctctcctctccgccctcctctggctggttaggtcactggggtcctctcgttgcagcccattgtcctcccactggccagaactggccaGTCAGGGGAGCATCTGTTGCGGagtttgggggagtcagggccctgcacccctcttcccgagattcactgcgactctcaaccagccagtaaagcagaaggtttatttaaggacaggaacacagtctcaagcagagcgtgtaggtacgaccagaccccctcaattaggtccctctgggaggttcagggagcttagaccccagcttggggttccctgcgttgcaccacccagcccaaaccgaaactaaactccaaactcctcccgctgctcctctcctttgttcagtctcccgggcagaaggtgttaattctccccacccccgttcctggctcaggttacagctcaggtagcttccttcaagggaagtcccccctcctcactgcaatccccctgcaacattcccaggtcaaatctgccctgctccctgctccgtcacatctctccccccttcgagactgaactgagcggggtcactctgaccagtgacctggggaagttcagggctccctctccgggacaatgcgtccactatcaggttgtcacgtcccttcacatggaccacgtccatgtcataatcctgcaggagcaggctccatctcaggagcttggcgttggctcctttcatctggtgcagccaggtcaggggagagtggtcggtgtgcacggtgaagtgacgcccaaagagatatggctctagtttcttgagggcccacaccatggccaggcattccttctcgatggccgcgtagttctgctcccggggtagcaacttcttgctcaggtacacgatggggtgtctctcccccttttcatcctcctgcattaacacctcccccagtcctgtgtctgaggcgtcggtgaacaccataaagggcttgtcaaagtctgggtttgccagaactgggccactgaccagagcctccttcagcgcccggagagcctcctggcactcctcggtccagaccactttgtctggcttccccttcttgcacagctcagtgatgggggcggcgatggcgctaaagtggggcatgaacctccgatagtaccctgccatcccaataagggcttggacctgctttttggtttgaggagcaggccagtctctgatcacctccactttggctggttccggctttaggcagccgcttcccacccggtggcctaggtaggatacctcagccatccccaccttgcacttctccggttttacggtcagcccagccttctggagtcggttcagcacttgtctaacctgggatatgtggtcctcccaggtctggctaaagacacagatgtcatcgatatacgccacggcaaaactctccatccccctcagtagctgatccaccaggcgttggaaggtggccggcgctcccttgaggccgaagggcagggtcaggaactcatagagccccagaggggtgacaaaggctgatttcagcctggcatctgcatccagcggcacttgccaatagccctttgtaagatccatggtggtaaggtaccgagcacctcccagcttgtctaggagctcgtccggcctgggcatggggtaggcatcggctacagtgatggcattgagcttccgatagtccacacagaaccggatcgacccgtcctttttggggaccagcaccaccggcgaggcccaagggctggaagacagctggatcacccccaaagccagcatgtcattgacctctctttccaggtcctgagcagttttccctgtggctcggaagggggagcattttataggcgggtgcgatcctgtctgcacccggtggacagtcagattagtgcgtccaggctggttggaaaacagctgttggtacagatgcagcacccctccgatctcagctcgctgggcaggggttagccgatcagagaggggaattgcttccagggggaagccaacttttgtcccagggaatagatctactaaagggtcatctccctgcccctcccaatgtccgcacacggccaacaccatattccccctgtcataatatggcttcatcatattcacatggtacacccggtggtggtgtgcccggttcgacagctccaccacatagtttacctcgtttagttgcttgacaaccttgaagggcccttctcaggcggcctggagtttgtttttcctcacggggatgaggaccatcacctgatccccagtggcgaggggcgggcccgtgctgtgcggtcataccagaccttctgcttcctctgggctctggccagattctccctggccaggcccatgagctcggcaagtcgttcccggaaggtcaggacatactccaccaccgactctccctcgggagtggccttcccctcccattcgtctctcatcaggtccaggggcccccttacccgccttccatatagcagttcgaaaggcgaaaacccggtagactcctggggtacctccctgtacgcaaacagcaggtgaggtaagtacttgtcccagtcctgcgggtgctgattcataaatgttttcagcatcatttttagcgtcccattgaacctctccaccagcccgttggattgggggtgatatgctgaggcccagttgtgccggaccccacatctctcccacaagcaccggagtagggccgacatgaagttggacccttggtccgtcaagacttccttggggaaccccactcggctgaaaatggtcagcagcgcatccgccacagtgtctgcttcgatggacaataagggcactgcctcggggtagcgggtggcgaaatctaccaccaccaggatgtatttcttcccagaccgggtcatcttgctgagaggtcccactatgtccatggccaccttctggaaaggctcctctatgatgggcaaaggtctcaatgctgctttccccttgtcccgggccttccccaccctctggcaggggtcacaggatcggcagtactgccggacgttggtgaagaccccgggccagtaaaagttctgtagcagcctctgcctggtgcgcgggatcccctggtgccctgcgagagggatgtcatgggccaggtacagtagcttgtggcgaaacttctggggaaccaccagctgcctcctgatcccccacgactccacttcccctgggggagcccactctcggtacaggaaccccttctcccacaggaacctctccttgcatcctctcctcatggtctgtaccacactgaggtcagccaggccccttagcttccgcagggaggggtccttctgcaactcggcctggaactcggcggctggggaagggatggggacctgctccctctcgtcggctgggtcggaagccccagccaccccgaggcctgtccttgggtgtttcctccccacccgggaagggttcggtgcctccggtgggacatccttcccaaggtcagggcgtagtgcccctcgccggctctggctacgggtcacgactaaggcggtctgggggctgcttggccagtcctctaggtccccccccatcaacacctcagtgggcaaatggtggtgcactcccacgtccttggggccctccttggccccccatttcaggtgtaccctcgctacgggaactttgaatggggtcccgcccaccccggtcagggtcaggaaggtgttgggcaccacccgatctggggccaccacctcgggccgggccagtgtcacctctgcgcccgtgtcccagtatccataaactttcttcccatccagctccaggggaacaaggcactcgctccacagggacagccccgcgccaaccctgtaaacggagaactttgaatccggagcatctggccccccagagaagctggcctggggcccttctctttcttgagcagttgataagctgccagcccctcttgcgtgagaagcctgcccctcgtccgtctgggcctctaccaagttaacccggtgcgggttcggtctgctcagtctgtccttgagcttggggcactgggcccgaacgtggcctcttcggccgcagtaatagcagctcatgtcccgtgggtcccctcgagccggtcggttgtccctgatgctgggcattccccgtgggaggggattccccatattccccctttgggaggtcccagggtgactctctctctgcatcgcggcgggcctgttcttTTGGGGCTCCTCACTGCCACCCccgaccggctctttacaaactcatcaggcagctgccctgcgtgtcgcgggttctctggctttctgtccaccaaccacagcctcaggtcagatgggcatcgctcatacagttgctccagtaccatcagtttaatcaggtcctccttcgtctgggccccaccagcccacttgctggcgtatctttccatgcggacggctagttgcagatatgagatctcaggggttttatcctgactccggaacctttcccggtacatctcaggagtcagcccaaactctcgtagcagggcctttttgaatcgttcgtagtcccctttctctgcctctcccagttggcggtaaaatgccacggatttggggtccagtaagggggtaaggacccggagtctgtccgcgggatcaacccggtgcagctcgcaggccgtctcaaaggcctccaggaagtcatccatgtcctccccctccttgtatggggccatgatgcacttatcaaagctccgtgcagtcctgggtcccccatcactcaccgcagccgggggttcactgcccttcaatctcgccagttccagttcacgctgatgctgtctctcattctcctcccgttcatgctgatgctgtctctctttctcctcccgttcatgctgacgctgtctctcttcatgctgtctctgttgttcacgatcctccagctctctcagttttagctctttctcccattccagccaattccgctccacggatgccgaacgtcgccgggaggatcctctgc harbors:
- the LOC135976432 gene encoding E3 ubiquitin-protein ligase BRE1A-like, with the protein product MDSFTTPVTLVPDGTVAEFPIRSVSREDGGSYTCDYHSITDQSCWSYPSDPIEIIVAEQGYITSPRRSSPASRGSSRRRSASVERNWLEWEKELKLRELEDREQQRQHEERQRQHEREEKERQHQHEREENERQHQRELELARLKGSEPPAAVSDGGPRTARSFDKCIMAPYKEGEDMDDFLEAFETACELHRVDPADRLRVLTPLLDPKSVAFYRQLGEAEKGDYERFKKALLREFGLTPEMYRERFRSQDKTPEISYLQLAVRMERYASKWAGGAQTKEDLIKLMVQPSYPKPNISLRPSGRVALGEP